In Nocardioides sp. W7, the genomic stretch CTGCTCGCCATGATCGTCGGGTCGATCCTGATCCTGGCGACCGACGAGGAGGTCCGCGAGGCGGCGGGCTACATCACGGCCCGCCCCGGTGACTTCTTCGGCGCCGCGCGCGACGCCATCACCGGTGCGTACGGCGCCCTCTTCCGCGGGTCGGTCTACAACACCCGAGCCGAGGACTTCGAGACCGGGATCCGGCCCCTGACCGAGACCCTGAAGTTCGCCGCACCGCTGATCACGGCCGGCCTCGGCATCGGCCTCGCGTTCCGGGCCGGCCTGTTCAACATCGGTGGCCGCGGCCAGATGCTGCTCGCGGGTGCCGCCGCCGGGTGGGTCGGCACCCAGGTCGACCTGCCGTTCCCGCTCCACCTGCTGGTCGCCGTCGCCGCCGGCATGCTCGCCGGAGCGCTCTGGGCGGGCCTCGCTGGCCTGCTGAAGGCCCGCACCGGCGCCCACGAGGTGATCGTGACGATCATGCTCAACTACGTCGGGTTCTACCTCGTCTTCTACGCGCTCTCGACCCAGGGCATCCTCCAGGCTCCCGGCTCGATCAACCCGAAGTCGCTGCCGATGGACGACAGTGCGGTGCTGCCCAAGCTGGTGGGCGAGCGCTACAACCTGCACCTCGGCTTCCTGCTGGCCCTGGTCGCGGTGGTGGTCGTGTGGTGGCTGCTCAGCCGCTCCTCGCTCGGCTACCGCTTCCGCGCGGTCGGCGTGAACCCGAGCGCCGCCCGCACGGCCGGCATCGACGTCGGCCGCACCTACGTGATCGTGATGCTCATCGCCGGCGCGCTGGTCGGCCTCGCCGGCAGCAACCAGGTGCTGGGCACGGTCACCAGCGGCGTCACCGTCGACCTCGACGCCGGCATCGGCTTCGACGCCATCACCGTGGCCCTGCTCGGGCGGTCGAACCCGTTCGGGATCCTCGCCGCCGGTCTGCTGTTCGGCGCGTTCAAGGCCGGCGGTTTCTCCATGCAGGCCTCGGAGGGGATCCCCGTCGACATCGTCCTGGTCATCCAGTCGCTCATCGTGCTGTTCATCGCGGCGCCGCCGCTGGTGCGGGCCGTCTTCCGGCTGCCCGCGAAGGAGGCCAAGTGAGCACCACCATCCCGTCGGTCCCCGCCCCGGGGGTCACCGACCAGCCGCAGGTCATCACCCTGGTCAGCAAGAAGGTCCCGGTGATGTACGCCGTGCTGACCCTCGCGCTGGCCGCGGCCGTCGGCTTCAGCTCCCAGGCGGGCGACACCACCTTCCGGCTGGCCACGCGTCACGACGTCTACAAGCTGCCGGCGATCACCGTCCCCGCCGAGGCGACCGCCTGGGTGATGGTGGCGCTGATGTCGCTGTGCACGGCCGAGTCGGTACGCCGCTACCGCGCTCGTCGGACCACTCCGCTGTGGCTGACCGCGGTCTTCTCCGTGGTCGGCATGACCGGCTTCCTCTCCTGGGCGGCCGCGGGCGGGTCGATCCCGGTCGTCGGCCTGCTGGCCGGGGCGCTGACCCTCGCCGTACCCCTCGTCTTCGGGGCGCTCGGCGGGGTCCTGGGTGAGCGGGCCGGTGTCGTCAACATCGCCATCGACGGCCAGCTCCTGGCGGGTGCCTTCGCCGCCGCGATCGTCGGCTCGATCGCCGGCTCGGCGTGGGCCGGCGTGCTGGGCGCCATGGCGGCCGGCGCCCTGGTCGCCCTGGTGCTGGGCGTCTTCGCGATCACCTACTTCGTCGACCAGGTCATCGTCGGCGTCGTTCTGAACGTGCTGGTCATCGGCTTCACCAGCTTCATGTTCTCCCAGGTGCTGGCCCCCAACACCGAGTCGCTGAACAGCCCGCCGCGGCTGGGCCCGGTGGCGATCCCGGTGCTGGGCGACATCCCCGTCATCGGCCCGATCTTCTTCCGGCAGTCCCCCCTCGTCTACCTGCTCTACGTCGCCGTCGTGGTCGTCGCCTGGGCGCTCTACCGCACCCGGTGGGGCCTGCGGGTCCGCGCGGTCGGGGAGCACCCCAAGGCCGCGGACACCGTCGGCATCAACGTCGTGCGCACCCGCTACCGCACCGTGCTCATCGCCGGCGCGATCGCGGGGGCCGGCGGCGCGTTCTACACCCTCGTCTCGGTCCAGCAGTTCAACCGCGAGATGACCGGTGGCGCCGGCTACATCGCGCTGGCCGCCGTCATCTTCGGCAAGTGGGACCCGATCCGGGCGACGCTGGCGGCCCTGCTCTTCGGCTTCGCCTCCAACCTGCAGGGCGTGCTGTCGGTGATCGGGTCGCCGGTGCCGAGCGAGTTCATGCTGATGCTGCCGTACGTCGTGACGATCTTCGCCGTCGCGGGCCTGGTCGGCCGCTCCCGCGGCCCGGCCGCGGTCGGGGTTCCGTACCGAAAAGGCTAGTGAAGCTAGGTTCCCTAGGACGTGCAGAGGGGGCGTGACCGTGACGGTCACGCCCCCTCGTCGCTTTGTGGGTCGGTGTCGTGGATCGACGCCGGTCAGTCGACCGCGCTGACCAGGGCCTGCGACTCGGCCACCGGGATGTACGTCGTGGCACCGCTCGTCTTGTTCTCGAGCTCGCCGCCCTCGCCCTGGTTGGAGGTCCAGGTGGCCTGCCAGATCGCCGAGGTGCTCACGGGGAATCCGTTGGCGTAGCCCCACGAGGCCCGGCCGAAGGAGAGCACGCAGCCGCTCGACTCGTCGACGCCGGCGGCGTACGCCTGACGCGCCTGGGTGGTGTCACACCGGGTGGTGCCGGCCGGCGAGGTGACCGACAGCCCGTCGGTGCTCGCGGTGACCGTGGCGCTGACCGGTCCGGCGGACGCGGTGACGCTGCGCTCCCCGACCGCGTCGAGGTCGTCGACCCACATCCAGGTCGGAAGATTGACCAGAGAGGCGTTGGCGGTGTCGCCGATCTTGGGGTTCCAGTCCAGGGTCGGCTCGACGAGGTCCATCACCTCGTAGGCGTACTCGGCGAGGATCTCGGGGTCCACCACCGGGTCGGGCTGCTGACCGGTCGGGAACCAGTTGATCGTGACCAGGATCGGGCCCTCGCGCCCCGGCTGGGTACCGCTGCCGCAGCCGCGCGCGTTCAGCTCCGCGGCCTGCTCGTAGCCGTCGCCCTCGGGGCGCAGGTCGTCGTTGATCTCGAGGGCGTACCAGGTGATGTCGGTGCCGCTGGCTTGCGCCTTGACGGCCTCGACGAAGCGGTCGTAGTCCACCGCCAGGGCGCCTTCGGCCGCGTGTCCGGTCAGCCAGGGCCTGACCTCGTCCTCCCAGTACTTCTTGACGGCCTCGGGGTCCTCGGGGTCGACCTCCCAGCCGAGCGCGGAGACCGGCTCCCACCAGCACAGCGGCGGCGGCGAGGGAACGGAGGCGCGCAGCGCCTGGCTGACGTCGCCGGTCACCGTCACGTGGGTGGCACCCGCCCCGTAGCCATCACCGTTGTCGTCGCCGGTGCCGCCGCTGGCGCCGCCGGCCGATGCCGGCCCCACCGTGCCCAGCACGAGAGTCGCCGCCGCTGCCGGGGCGACCAGCATCCGTGAGAGCCTCATCGGTAGTCACACTCCTGGTTCTCGCTCGTGGTGTTGGCCTCGACGACCCGCCAGTCGGGTCCTTCGCGGACCAGCGTGCCCTTGGTCGTGAAGAAGCTCAGCCCGGTCTCGGCCGGGTTGCCGTTGCGGGCCAGCGTGACGGTCGTGTCGCGGAAACAGCCCTCGACGACCGCCTCGTCCCCGGTGACCCGGATCTTCGAGATCGCCGCGACCACGCCACCGGTCTGGGTCTCCCCACGCGACTTCATCCGCTCGAGGTACTCCAGCGGGCCGGTGGCGGCGTCCCGGTCGGCCAGCGCGTACAGCGCGTCGCGGTCCGCCTCGCCGTCGTGGTACATCCGCACGACCTCGGTCCAGTAGGAGAACCAGACCTCGGCGGCGGCCTGCTCGTCGGGGCTTGCGGCCACCGAGGTGCCGCGGGCCACCTCGCCGTCGAGCGGGTCCTCGGGGATCGCGCCGTCGTCCGCGGGCTCCGTCGCCGCACCGGACTCGGTCGCGGCGGGTGTCTCGTCGAGGGTGAGCGTCTTCGCCTCGCTCCCGCCGTCGTCGCCGCAGCCCGTCAGCGCCAGGACTCCCACGCAGGCCAGGACAGCCACCCGGGCGACCACCATCAACTGCACTCCTCGTCGCTCGCTCCAGCGACCGGGGCGAGAGCCCCGGTCGCGTTCCACTCATTCCCGGGCTGCACGGTGCCAAACACCGCGGTGCCTCGTGGGTCACTCGTCCTCGGGGAGGCTCGGGACGGGGCGCTCGCCGTACTTCTCGCCCAGCTCGGCCTCGTCCGTGCGGACGCTGAGGCTGACGTAGTCGGACTCGACCCGCTCGAGGTCGGAGACCCGGACGCTGATGCCGTACAGCGGTGTCACCTCCGAGGCCCACACCGCGCGGACGGTCGAGTCGAGCAGGGCCGGTACGTCGCAGCGACGACACTCGACCGTGAGCGCGGCCCGCGCCTGGTTCTCCGCATCGTCGACATAGCGCGCGACGACGTCGGTGACACCGTCCTCCGCGGCGACCTGCTCGGCGACCTCGTCGAGGAGCCCCTGGTTGGCCTCGGCCTCTTCCGGGGACGTCGCGGGACCACAGGCCGCGAGAACCACCACCAGGGCTGCCGTCCCCAGCAGCCGCCTCACTAGCGCTCCATGTGGAAGGTCCAGGCCGTCGTCGCGTCCTGGCCTCCCGGGTGGATGCTGGCGAGCGGCTGCAGGGCATCGTGCAGGGCCGGGTCGTCGGCGGCCTGTGCCTCGACGGCCTCGACCATCGGGAGGTACAGGTCGGTCATCGAGTGGTTGAGCTCAACCGCACCCTCCTGCTGGTGGGTGACGATCGTGGTGTGGTTGCTGGCGTCGTCGTACGCCTCGCCGTCGAGGCGCGGCACGATGTCGTACTCGTTGACGAACGAGAGCACCTTCATGTCGTCCGGCAACGCGATGCTGTCGATCGGCGATCCGGCGGTGACGACGTTGTCCACCCGGTAGGGCCGTCCGCCCTCCGTGTCGGCGATCGCCTCCGCGACCCGGGCCGCGACGATGCCTCCCTGGCTGTGGCCGAGCAGGTTCACCGGCGCGTCCGGCGGGATGCCCGCCTCGCGCATCGCCCGCAGGACCGCCTCGACGTAGGCGTTGTCGGTGCCGGCGACGCCCGCGAAGTTGGTGCCGAGGTTCTGCACGAGCCCGCTGTCGGTGAGCTGCTCGGGCAGGCCGGGAGTCCCCGCGGGGAACGGGCCGTCGAACGCCTTCGTGCCCGGGAGGTAGATGTTGTAGGCCTCGTGGGGAGGTGAGCCCACCTTCTCGATCTTGAACGCGTCAGGCTGGTTGGCCATCTCGTCGAGCTTCTCCATCGCCTCGGCGAGGTTCGCCGGAGCCTTCTCCTCGGCCTGCTCGGAGGTCAGGCCCCCCAGGTCCTGGTCGTAGAGGAGGGCGAGCAGCGCGGCGCCCTGCTCGGCGTCGGCGGGGAAGCCGGCGCCGGGCATGAAGTAGTCGAGCAGCCCGGGCGTGCTGGCGACCAGCTCCTCGACCACGTCGGGGTGCTCCAGCACCCACCGGTTCGGGTCGTCGAAGAAGTCGCTCTGCCACAACGCCAGCGCGGTCACCGCCGCGGTCGGCACCGGTGCCACGGTGAGGCCGAACCCGAAGACCAGGCCCTGGGTGTGCTGGCGGACGTCCTCGACGTACTCCAGGGCCCGGTCGGTCGCCGCGAGGGCGGTGGCCTTGGCCTGGAGGAAGGACCCGGTGGCGGTCATCCGCACGGCGTTGGCACTGAGGCCCCCCGGGCCGTCGAGCGCGCCGAGCACGGCGCCCTCGAACGTCGCGAACGTCGTCGGGGCGAGGACTGCGCTGCTGAGCAGGTCGGGGTCGACGACGTACTTGTGGGTGGCCAGGGCGGTCTCGCCGACGTTCCAGCCCTTGCTGCGGATCAGGTCGCCGGTGGCGTCCATGTCGTCGAGGTCGGCCTCCACCCCGTGGCTGCCGCCGACGACGGTGTAGTCGCGGTCGCTCACGCCCAGGCCCCCTCGATGAGGACCGCGAGCCGCGGCACCAG encodes the following:
- a CDS encoding ABC transporter permease, which codes for MTHADEQPTQAPASPPPEDDGTRRDPTEDRWHHVLRSITTGNALVAFLSVLLAMIVGSILILATDEEVREAAGYITARPGDFFGAARDAITGAYGALFRGSVYNTRAEDFETGIRPLTETLKFAAPLITAGLGIGLAFRAGLFNIGGRGQMLLAGAAAGWVGTQVDLPFPLHLLVAVAAGMLAGALWAGLAGLLKARTGAHEVIVTIMLNYVGFYLVFYALSTQGILQAPGSINPKSLPMDDSAVLPKLVGERYNLHLGFLLALVAVVVVWWLLSRSSLGYRFRAVGVNPSAARTAGIDVGRTYVIVMLIAGALVGLAGSNQVLGTVTSGVTVDLDAGIGFDAITVALLGRSNPFGILAAGLLFGAFKAGGFSMQASEGIPVDIVLVIQSLIVLFIAAPPLVRAVFRLPAKEAK
- a CDS encoding alpha/beta hydrolase — its product is MSDRDYTVVGGSHGVEADLDDMDATGDLIRSKGWNVGETALATHKYVVDPDLLSSAVLAPTTFATFEGAVLGALDGPGGLSANAVRMTATGSFLQAKATALAATDRALEYVEDVRQHTQGLVFGFGLTVAPVPTAAVTALALWQSDFFDDPNRWVLEHPDVVEELVASTPGLLDYFMPGAGFPADAEQGAALLALLYDQDLGGLTSEQAEEKAPANLAEAMEKLDEMANQPDAFKIEKVGSPPHEAYNIYLPGTKAFDGPFPAGTPGLPEQLTDSGLVQNLGTNFAGVAGTDNAYVEAVLRAMREAGIPPDAPVNLLGHSQGGIVAARVAEAIADTEGGRPYRVDNVVTAGSPIDSIALPDDMKVLSFVNEYDIVPRLDGEAYDDASNHTTIVTHQQEGAVELNHSMTDLYLPMVEAVEAQAADDPALHDALQPLASIHPGGQDATTAWTFHMER
- a CDS encoding ABC transporter permease yields the protein MSTTIPSVPAPGVTDQPQVITLVSKKVPVMYAVLTLALAAAVGFSSQAGDTTFRLATRHDVYKLPAITVPAEATAWVMVALMSLCTAESVRRYRARRTTPLWLTAVFSVVGMTGFLSWAAAGGSIPVVGLLAGALTLAVPLVFGALGGVLGERAGVVNIAIDGQLLAGAFAAAIVGSIAGSAWAGVLGAMAAGALVALVLGVFAITYFVDQVIVGVVLNVLVIGFTSFMFSQVLAPNTESLNSPPRLGPVAIPVLGDIPVIGPIFFRQSPLVYLLYVAVVVVAWALYRTRWGLRVRAVGEHPKAADTVGINVVRTRYRTVLIAGAIAGAGGAFYTLVSVQQFNREMTGGAGYIALAAVIFGKWDPIRATLAALLFGFASNLQGVLSVIGSPVPSEFMLMLPYVVTIFAVAGLVGRSRGPAAVGVPYRKG